A genomic region of Plasmodium falciparum 3D7 genome assembly, chromosome: 11 contains the following coding sequences:
- a CDS encoding exonuclease, putative, whose translation MIAFISLWVLCIINVMAYCISLNKYKFIKSYNLYNKRKHQQNVLYGIPRMYKWLTSYYPTVREELINNEKQKSVDIFYIDMNGVIHHCTHANKEKLPIYDEHELFSNILQYLKNLFYLIKPKKLIYIGVDGVSPKAKMNQQRKRRFLSIFKINDNDNTSNLFNPNCITTGTDFMYKINLSLNKWFKILKKKKVFEFDVIFSGSDVAGEGEHKILKYIRENCKRDSNFKNYNHCIYGLDADLIMLSLVTHLNNIFILRDKFKISNDLHNNMLENIERTQNTFNNDEYNSFNEPQNDNINYNEEGENIQLNEKSKTNESLVKEENNVEYENNEEINNEINNEINNEINNEINNEINNEINNEINDEINKEINNGINNGINNGINNEINNEINNEINNGINNEINNSEGMNNILGGYKIPFLPKVHKYTKEYYMKYESLNSNDFEILDIYKLRNSIKTQIATYINKLKKEKNIVFSISRVVDDIVFLSFLVGNDFLPHIPNIDINEGSMNEILNSYIFYIYKYSNYITYKDKVHIERLKIILKILSAQEFEYFKKRGINENISEFTDEQKYKKYYYLHKFGLEDPKEIQNIVKKYIEGLFWNLHYYHFGCASWYWEYPYHYAPLCSDLLSFEKSDFFFEKGKPYSAFTHLISVLPQKDKNLLPDAYKNIYVEDEVKSFFPENVKIDPNGKKETWEYIVHLPFINCNMINKIITEKSKTISKLKYKLRELNGREHRY comes from the exons ATGATTGCTTTTATATCACTATGGgtattatgtataattaatGTTATGGCATATTGTATTAgtttgaataaatataaatttataaaatcatataatttatataataaaagaaaacatcaacaaaatgtattatatggAATTCCGAGGATGTATAAATGGCTAACTTCTTATTACCCAACAGTGAGAgaagaattaataaataatgagaAACAAAAATCAgttgatattttttatattgatatGAATGGAGTTATACACCATTGTACTCATGCCAATAAAGAGAAGCTACCTATATATGATGAACATGAACtattttcaaatattttacaatatttaaaaaatttattttatttgataaaGCCAAAGAAACTCATATATATAGGTGTAGATGGAGTGTCACCAAAAGCTAAAATGAATCAACAAAGAAAGAGGAGATTTCTTAGTATCTTCAaaattaatgataatgataatacgTCTAATTTGTTTAACCCTAATTGCATAACAACTGGAACGgattttatgtataaaattaatttgtCATTAAATAAATGGTTCAAGattttgaagaaaaaaaaagttttcgAATTTGATGTTATATTTTCTGGTTCGGACGTAGCTGGGGAGGGAGAGCACAAAATTTTGAAATACATAAGAgag AACTGTAAGAGAGATAGTaactttaaaaattataatcattgTATATACGGACTCGATGCAGATCTCATTATGCTATCACTCGTCACCCACCTgaacaatatttttattttgagagataaatttaaaataagtaATGATTTACACAATAATATGTTAGAAAATATCGAAAGAACACAAAACACgtttaataatgatgaatataattcttttaatgAACCTCAAAATGATAACATAAATTATAACGAGGAAGGAGAAAACATTCAATTGaatgaaaaaagtaaaaCAAACGAATCCCTTGTTAAAGAGGAAAATAATGTTGagtatgaaaataatgaggAGATAAATAATGAGATAAATAATGAGATAAATAATGAGATAAATAATGAGATAAATAATGAGATAAATAATGAGATAAATAATGAGATAAATGATGAGATAAATAAAGAGATAAATAATGGGATAAATAATGGGATAAATAATGGGATAAATAATGAGATAAATAATGAGATAAATAATGAGATAAATAATGGGATAAATAATGAGATAAATAATTCGGAAGGTATGAACAATATTTTAGGTGGATATAAAATTCCTTTTCTTCCAAAGgttcataaatatacaaaagaatattatatgaaatatgaaAGCTTAAATAGTAACGACTTTGAAATATtagacatatataaattgagGAATTCTATTAAGACACAAATAgctacatatataaataaattaaaaaaagaaaaaaatatcgTCTTCAGCATAAGCAGAGTGGTTGATgatattgtatttttatcttttcttGTTGGGAATGATTTCCTTCCCCACATACCAAACATTGATATTAATGAAGGATCCATGAACGAAATCTTAAAttcatatatcttttatatatataaatattctaattatataacatataaggATAAAGTACACATAGAACGgctaaaaattattttaaaaattttaagtgCTCAAGaatttgaatattttaagaaaaggggaattaatgaaaatattagtGAATTTACGGATGAACAgaagtataaaaaatattattatctgcATAAATTTGGTCTCGAAGATCCAAaggaaatacaaaatattgtaaaaaaatatatagaaggATTATTTTGGAATTTGCATTACTATCATTTTGGATGTGCCAGTTGGTATtg ggaATATCCATACCACTATGCTCCTCTATGTAGCGATTTGTTAAGTTTTGAGAAATCGGATTTCTTCTTTGAAAAG GGTAAGCCCTATTCAGCTTTTACTCATTTGATAAGTGTTTTACCTCAGAAGGATAAGAATTTACTTCCGGATGCGTACAA AAATATTTATGTGGAAGATGAAGTAAAGTCGTTTTTCCcggaaaatgtaaaaattgaTCCCAATGGAAAAAA agAAACGTGGGAATATATTGTTCACTTGCCTTTCATAAACTGCAATATGATTAACAAAATCATAACAGAAAAAAGTAAAACGATCTCCAAGTTGAAATACAAATTAAG gGAATTGAATGGAAGAGAACACAGAtattaa
- a CDS encoding DEAD/DEAH box helicase, putative: MRNKYFLLHSYNCYFNNNIKPLFLLQQAKCLRTKKKKNWESPERAGIFSQEEKKKKNHLASQQYEEYSFDMNNKDLYNNNNNNNNNNNNNNISYNHKNYYNNFITDKEMNKKFNHTNNDREDYNIENNNNLKHKYEEIKKKLYKKYNYHEIGSDPQNINKYEDNYENINELNIHKMLLLGLQNIHINELNKMQINSFLTIQQGKDIIINYPDGSGKTIAYLLPILNNLYFLHDYLEQIILDSYNEKENVTSNKNVIQKNYKFNNNFNLNNELNDYLLKYSHYKNNVFFEDNTLDISNKMKTKKFDLLPSSFNETNKTKYIQGTGGRKSKSTGKNKLNHLNDTSLSMDNNTNELIINNISIMNKLIEIIKINNIKLSNLNSDYTNEEELKKLDNIIKYNITNRNNNICANINDQNKCAKDRYNEESIYRYLTLNPLQINKTVVILTINKDNISQIINLIKKLDILKRINIQTLNDVPYNDYSNNIDHMIDTQIDDVKNNMHNSHTQTHKRDNKYKSASNKFHDDNIDKDYYVNNNIKEENYDLENLQVSKVTHIDNPVLCNDEIMWTYADILITTPDIFLNSYKNNNKISNNIIPSIIIFDEIDMLFQNNAYRNTMMNIFQIIKKRPEIYNPHIDISSHNIDNINESIDNALIYKKRNVNGYEEYMSQDISTNNINNINNNIHNIHNNIHDNSNNNTCYDNYSKYTRNRTNDKSDVQLNNNITNACNNVNTFYKSKNYNNRGKDKKEDTGLPLIQLIYVSSTLPSVGPTTAGSMLTERFNNIVEIVSKDNYKIPNNIQTQWIELNKEKMINLYLYEDREVEHNLKDDEERKEKHENENNYVDLKDVSLSNKINKFEKSSFEHRLDILIYILKKYHERTIMYEMKRYNNDKCDDNNKCDDNDKCDEKTASIKYFNKKKFKLIQKYPIHKTIIFVNSIKDCIKIYNFLKKHNWPVFSFHKNLSLNSRIQNLHSFSCTQTGILITTDLISRGINIKNVDHIINFHFPLDVITYIHRLGKINRLHNNIMENYNNKNISTSTLDRKKKKKKDEEKNKVHEKKIYLVTNLISTSNMPLADSIRNFDYSNTSLLSLFSRKKSFKMKNKRKMNENTSSRYINMETLKEIELEINDKKLTSLFDVDDERDKIQNTSLPDEGNKNNSYVKAPFTVFTLEDTDDEDENMSEYINDKNDDDNTSNREHEKFNMMGKKGKNKNNNDTTNNRNNNNNNNIFISSTNTYPTNNSFHFNETEKENIQRNYNIPKNSNLNIPSWDDVQFDHKKYIIERFKQKECYLMNQVKRGKLILNNFESNNDEDELLF, from the coding sequence atgagaaataaatattttctattACATAGTTATAATTGTTATTTTAACAATAACATCAAACCCCTTTTCCTTTTACAACAAGCCAAATGTTTAagaaccaaaaaaaaaaaaaactggGAATCACCTGAACGTGCAGGAATATTTTCCCaagaagagaaaaaaaaaaaaaatcatttgGCTAGTCAACAATATGAAGAATATTCCtttgatatgaataataaggatctatataataataataataataataataataataataataataataatattagttataatcataaaaacTATTATAACAATTTTATTACAGACAAagaaatgaacaaaaaatttaatcatacaaataatgatagagaagattataatattgaaaataacaataatctgaaacataaatatgaagaaataaaaaaaaaattatataaaaaatacaactATCACGAAATAGGAAGTGATCCACAGAATATcaataaatatgaagataattatgaaaatataaatgaattaaatattcataaaatgttattattgggtttacaaaatatacatataaatgaattaaataaaatgcaAATAAATAGTTTTTTAACAATTCAACAAggaaaagatataataataaattatcctGACGGATCAGGTAAAACTATTGCATATTTATTAcctatattaaataatcttTATTTCTTACATGATTATTTagaacaaataatattagaCAGTTacaatgaaaaagaaaatgttacatctaataaaaatgttatacaaaaaaattacaaatttaataataattttaatttaaataatgaattaaatgattatttattgaaatatagccattataaaaataatgtattttttgAAGATAATACTTTAgatatatcaaataaaatgaaaacaaaaaaatttgaTTTATTACCTTCATCCTTTAATGAAACTAATAAaactaaatatatacaagGAACAGGAGGTAGAAAAAGTAAAAGCacaggaaaaaataaattaaatcatTTGAATGATACATCTCTTTCTAtggataataatacaaatgaattgataataaataacataagtataatgaataaattaattgaaataataaaaataaataatataaaactcAGCAACTTGAATAGTGATTATACCAATGAGgaggaattaaaaaaattagacaatataataaaatataacataacaaatcgaaataataatatatgtgcaAATATTAACGATCAAAATAAATGTGCAAAGGATAGATATAATGAAGAATCTATCTATAGATATTTAACATTAAACCCtttacaaataaacaaaaccGTTGTTATATTAACTATTAATAAAGATAACATAAGTCAAATTATTAATCTTATAAAAAAgttagatatattaaaaagaattaatataCAAACCTTAAACGATGTACCATACAACGATTATAGTAACAATATTGACCATATGATAGATACACAAATTGATGATGtcaaaaataatatgcaTAATTCACACACACAAACACACAAAagagataataaatataaaagcgcatcaaataaatttcatgatgataatatagataaggattattatgtaaacaataatataaaagaagaaaattatgATTTAGAAAATTTACAGGTATCAAAAGTTACCCATATAGATAATCCAGTATTGTGTAATGATGAAATTATGTGGACATATGCAGATATTTTAATCACCACTccagatatatttttaaatagttataaaaataataataaaatatccaATAACATAATACCatctattataatatttgacGAAATAGATATGTTGTTTCAAAACAATGCTTATAGAAATACAATGATGAATATATTCCagattattaaaaaaagaccAGAAATATATAACCCACATATTGATATAAGTAGTCATAAcattgataatataaatgaatccATAGACAATGctctaatatataaaaaaaggaatgtTAATGGATACGAAGAGTATATGTCACAGGATATaagtacaaataatataaataatataaataataatatacataatatacataataatatacatgataatagtaataataatacttgttatgataattatagtaAATACACAAGAAATAGAACGAATGACAAAAGTGACGTccaattaaataataacattacaAATGCATGTAACAATGTAaatactttttataaaagtaaaaacTATAACAATAGaggaaaagataaaaaagagGACACTGGATTACCTCTTAtacaattaatatatgtatcttCTACCTTACCTTCTGTTGGACCAACCACCGCAGGGAGTATGTTAACAGAacgttttaataatattgtagAAATTGTAAGTaaagataattataaaataccCAATAATATACAAACTCAGTGGAtagaattaaataaagaaaaaatgataaacttgtatttatatgaagATAGAGAAGTTGAACATAATTTAAAAGATGACgaagaaagaaaagaaaagcatgaaaatgaaaacaatTATGTAGATTTAAAAGATGTTTCTTTATCAAACAAAATTAACAAATTTGAAAAATCATCTTTTGAGCATCGATtggatatattaatatatattcttaagaAATATCACGAGAGAACTATAATGTACGAGATGAAAAGGTATAATAATGACAaatgtgatgataataacaaatgTGATGATAATGACAAATGTGATGAAAAAACAGCTAGTATTAAAtactttaataaaaaaaagtttaaATTAATTCAAAAATATCCAATACACAAAACTATCATTTTTGTAAATAGTATAAAAGAttgtattaaaatatataattttctaaAAAAACACAATTGGcctgttttttcttttcataaaaatCTATCTTTAAATTCAAGAATACAAAATTTACATTCATTTTCTTGTACACAAACAGGAATATTAATAACAACCGATTTGATAAGTAGAGGtatcaatataaaaaatgtagatcatataattaatttccATTTCCCTTTAGAtgtaattacatatattcatAGATTAGGAAAAATAAACAgattacataataatatcatggaaaattataataataaaaatataagtacATCTACTTTagataggaaaaaaaaaaaaaaaaaagacgaagaaaaaaacaaagtccacgaaaaaaaaatatatttagtaACGAATTTAATTTCTACTTCAAATATGCCTTTAGCAGATTCCATAAGAAATTTTGACTATTCAAATACAAGTTTGTTATCCTTATTTTCTCGAAAAAAATCTTTTaagatgaaaaataaaaggaagATGAATGAGAATACATCTAgcagatatataaatatggaaaCATTAAAAGAAATCGAACTTGAAATAAACGATAAGAAGCTAACAAGTTTGTTTGATGTAGATGACGAAAGGGATAAGATACAAAATACCTCCTTACCAGATGAgggtaataaaaataattcttatgTGAAGGCCCCTTTTACAGTTTTTACGTTGGAAGATACAGATGATGAGGATGAAAATATGAgcgaatatataaatgacaaaaatgatgatgataatacatCAAATAGGGAACatgaaaaatttaatatgatgggaaaaaaaggaaaaaataaaaataataatgataccACAAATAAtaggaataataataataataataatatatttatatcttccaCAAATACTTATCCAACTAACAACTCATTTCATTTTAACGAAAcggaaaaagaaaacattcaaagaaattataatattccgAAGAACAGTAATTTGAATATTCCATCATGGGATGATGTACAATTTGatcacaaaaaatatattatagaaaGGTTTAAACAGAAAGAATGTTATTTAATGAATCAAGTGAAAAGAGGAAAActcatattaaataatttcgAATCTAATAATGATGAGGATGAActtttgttttaa
- a CDS encoding DNA replication ATP-dependent helicase/nuclease DNA2, putative, with protein MMEKINEEQKLLDIFIKLIKLENIYELIENKLCYEYLNKDELIEKGILLNNLTIKGITKYDEKNNSYILKLVKKKKHIDTNDLSDDENLDNFPQHMFSKGSIVHFARKRKKYILGSRNDQTLSYHINDNNKKNCDDKNNTKNNINNTSIINDVVNIYVCSVHKIKKNQISLILRNSTELCKELNVSNMFMLCDKGYFDVCLVSSDISAQRQINAINIMKSNLDNESDILKILFFNKSPSQSSILKRIINIFDEYDKSESKDYNDVYDNINNNICNNIIDNVGDNNNNNYFNPCCCDKNLEKDIHTKKEDAVEEEKNMNTYFKSTHLCTHNNIKLSNDVLNNYIYKCDKINWGIKNLNINQKKAVYSCIFSNDIFCIHGPPGTGKTTVLCELIYQLIQRNYKILVTGPSNVSVDNILRKCVEDLNIKNVVRIGIKSKVKKELHNYCYDEKIKECDSYKLCEDIDNEIEKLKLEINKLKNKKKSDNKIFIDKKQIYNLKCEIKNLNKTRKKKRNIFFKDLINKNNVIFSTCSSTSNYELNKFVKFSNFLFDAVCIDECCQCTEPLCYIPISLSKKNVFLFGDHKQLSPLIKYNKHKNKLNITLFERLINKHKQNISFLLNTQYRMNNLILLWSNKIFYEQKLVSHESCKEITVDELFSSNRPNQKEHIKSKVNKDNKENKENKENRDNDKKNKNNNNKKNYNNSKKKKNANNKGTNKNHEQEIDNHIYNQTNDIIQNYDYCPITWIETDGFDEFLEDIDDIDLMNMESKNVDINEKKNGNSKDLKIKEKNDVDQIKCNDNNKNNDNDIINKRSSEEERKKRKESQKDHINNDLSEDSDDYNNNMLTKLNDEELMKMVKIDVDDILNLNNKSRSNKGEAYVIYKIIEKMIKIDNINSNNICIITPYSKQTNLLRNIFYDNIYNDQHYLSTYKNIEISTVDSFQGREKEIVVFSLVCSNYFKNIGFLKDYRRLNVAVTRAKRHLVIVGNSNTISNDDVLNQLYETVLENGKVYLVNELIDVEAVILNT; from the coding sequence atgatggaaaaaataaatgaagagCAGAAACTTCtggatatatttataaaattaataaaattagaaaatatatacgaattaatagaaaataaattatgttaTGAGTATTTAAATAAGGATGAATTGATTGAGAAAggaattttattaaataatttaaccATAAAGGgtataacaaaatatgatgaaaaaaataattcatatattttgaaattagtaaagaagaaaaaacatATAGATACAAATGATCTGAGTGATGACGAAAATTTGGATAATTTCCCTCAGCATATGTTTAGTAAAGGTAGTATAGTACATTTTGCTAGAAAGaggaagaaatatattttaggtTCAAGAAACGACCAGACTTTGTCTTACCATAtaaatgacaataataaaaaaaattgtgatgataaaaataatacaaagaataatataaataatacctCAATTATTAATGATGTTGTAAACATTTATGTATGTTCtgtacataaaataaaaaaaaatcaaataagTTTAATACTACGAAATTCAACAGAATTATGTAAAGAATTAAATGTAAgtaatatgtttatgttaTGTGATAAAGGGTATTTTGATGTGTGCTTAGTGAGTAGTGATATATCTGCACAAAGACAAATAAAtgctataaatattatgaaaagtAATTTGGATAATGAATCtgacattttaaaaattttgttttttaacaAATCACCATCTCAGAGTTCGATACTCAAAAggattattaatatatttgacGAGTATGACAAATCTGAATCGAAAGATTATAATGATgtgtatgataatataaataacaacaTATGTAACAATATAATTGATAATGtgggtgataataataataataattattttaatccATGTTGTTGTGATAAAAATTTAGAAAAGGATATTCATACAAAGAAGGAAGATGCCGTggaagaagaaaagaatatGAACACTTATTTTAAGTCGACACATTTGTgtacacataataatattaaactAAGCAATgatgttttaaataattatatttacaaatgtgataaaataaactggggtataaaaaatttaaatattaatcaaAAGAAAGCTGTTTATTCTTGTATTTTTTCAAATGACATATTTTGTATCCATGGACCTCCTGGTACAGGAAAAACGACGGTGTTATGTGAATTAATTTATCAGCTAATTCAAaggaattataaaatattagtaACAGGTCCTAGCAATGTAAGTGTTGATAATATCTTAAGAAAATGTGTTGAAGATTTGAATATTAAGAATGTTGTTCGTATAGGTATAAAATCTAAagttaaaaaagaattacatAATTATTGTTATGATGAGAAGATTAAAGAATGTGATAGTTATAAATTATGTGAAGATATTGATAATGaaattgaaaaattaaaattagaaattaataaattaaaaaataaaaaaaaaagtgataataaaatatttattgataaaaaacaaatatataatttaaaatgtgaaataaaaaatttaaataaaactaggaaaaaaaaaagaaatattttctttaaagatttaataaataaaaataatgttatcTTCTCAACATGTTCAAGTACTTCTAAttatgaattaaataaatttgttaAATTTTCAAATTTCTTATTCGATGCTGTATGTATAGATGAATGTTGTCAATGTACTGAACCATTATGTTATATTCCTATTtcattatcaaaaaaaaatgtatttttatttggtgACCATAAACAATTATCCCCATTaatcaaatataataaacataaaaataaattaaatattaccTTATTCGAAAgattaattaataaacataaacaaaatatatctttCTTGTTAAATACTCAATATCGtatgaataatttaatattgttATGGTCCAATAAAATATTCTATGAGCAAAAATTAGTATCGCACGAGTCATGTAAGGAAATTACCGTGGATGAGCTTTTTTCATCAAATCGACCAAATCAAAAGGAACATATAAAATCAAAGGTTAATAAGGataataaggaaaataaggaaaataaagaaaatagggacaatgacaaaaaaaataaaaataataataataaaaaaaattataataatagcaagaaaaaaaaaaatgctaACAATAAAGGCACAAATAAAAACCATGAACAAGAAATCGacaatcatatttataaccaaacaaatgatattattcaaaattatgattattgTCCAATTACTTGGATTGAAACAGACGGATTTGATGAATTTTTGGAGGACATCGATGATATTGATTTAATGAATATGGAATCCAAAAATGtagatataaatgaaaagaaaaatggtAATTCGAAAGAtctaaaaattaaagaaaagaatGATGTCGAtcaaataaaatgtaatgataataataaaaataatgataatgacataattaataaaagatCAAGTGAGGaagagagaaaaaaaaggaaggaATCCCAAAaggatcatataaataatgatttatCTGAAGACTcagatgattataataacaatatgttAACCAAACTAAACGATGAAGAATTAATGAAGATGGTAAAAATAGATGTAGATGATATTCTAAACTTAAATAACAAATCAAGGAGTAATAAAGGAGAAgcatatgttatatataaaataatagaaaaaatgattaaaatagataatattaatagtaataatatatgtattattacaCCATATTCGAAACAAACTAATTtattaagaaatattttttatgataatatatataatgatcaaCATTATTTaagtacatataaaaatattgaaatatCTACAGTAGATTCTTTTCAAGGtagagaaaaagaaattgtAGTCTTTTCATTAGTGTGTTCAAACtactttaaaaatattggTTTCTTAAAAGATTACAGAAGATTAAATGTAGCAGTAACAAGAGCAAAGAGACATCTTGTCATTGTAGGAAATTCAAACACTATATCAAATGATGATGTATTAAACCAGTTATATGAAACCGTTTTGGAAAATGGGAAGGTTTATTTGGTAAATGAGTTGATAGATGTGGAAGCAGTTATATTaaacacataa